In Pseudobacter ginsenosidimutans, the following are encoded in one genomic region:
- a CDS encoding helix-turn-helix domain-containing protein: protein MPTKLYTKADPKDIDKVIQLLNGIYPVSDNFRNALNKHFMALELKKGATLIKEGETCQYMYFIIRGALMGQTTHKKKKIVTYISVANEFVSSISGMHGMAPTKEGIIAIEPTSLIAFPNEVILQLFEQQFDLNYAFRMLVQQYYQDAQERSHIIRVGNAKERYQYFLQTKPGYIDQIPLEHIASLLDMQPKTLEKIRKQHADLLKKDEETERICRLLEEQLTRHKRYEEKNISLSSLAKSIQISSHKLSSLLNNHYQQSFVDFINSYRVKSIREQLAQPRQEQPFTIEALAYNAGFSSRSAFYSAFRKLVGVSPAEYAQQMRP, encoded by the coding sequence ATGCCCACGAAACTGTATACCAAAGCTGACCCAAAGGATATTGACAAAGTAATACAACTGCTGAATGGTATTTACCCTGTGAGTGACAATTTCCGGAATGCGCTCAACAAGCATTTCATGGCCCTTGAACTGAAGAAAGGCGCTACACTGATCAAAGAAGGAGAAACCTGCCAGTATATGTATTTTATTATCCGGGGTGCATTGATGGGCCAAACCACCCATAAGAAAAAAAAGATCGTTACCTATATTTCAGTAGCGAATGAATTTGTCAGTTCTATCTCCGGTATGCACGGGATGGCGCCAACGAAAGAGGGCATCATTGCTATCGAGCCCACTTCCCTGATTGCCTTTCCCAATGAGGTGATCCTTCAATTATTCGAACAACAGTTCGACCTGAATTATGCTTTCCGAATGCTGGTGCAACAATATTACCAGGATGCACAGGAACGCTCACATATCATCCGGGTGGGGAATGCCAAAGAACGGTACCAGTATTTTCTGCAAACCAAACCAGGATATATCGATCAGATACCATTGGAACACATCGCTTCCCTGCTGGATATGCAACCCAAAACCCTGGAGAAGATCCGGAAGCAGCATGCGGACCTGCTGAAAAAAGATGAAGAAACAGAAAGGATCTGCCGTCTGCTGGAAGAGCAACTTACCAGACACAAGCGTTACGAAGAAAAAAATATCAGTCTCAGTTCGCTGGCTAAATCGATACAAATCAGCAGCCACAAATTATCATCGTTGCTGAATAATCACTATCAGCAATCCTTTGTAGACTTCATCAATTCATACCGGGTGAAGAGCATCAGGGAACAATTGGCCCAGCCCAGGCAGGAACAACCTTTCACCATCGAAGCGCTGGCATACAATGCGGGCTTCTCTTCACGCAGCGCCTTCTATAGCGCTTTCAGGAAACTGGTAGGGGTCAGTCCTGCCGAATATGCGCAACAGATGCGGCCCTGA
- a CDS encoding RNA polymerase sigma factor, with protein sequence MQDRSLHKEWFKLIAGGDETAFRNLFDTYWEHLYSVALMLTKSEALAEDIVQEIFLKIWNKREELPEVEKPDSYLFIIARNHIYNVLKQQQREEQYNKHIIDWFEGARENPESELLFKESSELLNKAVANLSTQQRAVYQLAREQGLSYNEVAAQLNISPNTVKNHLTIALKYIREYLRHHASPTVMIIALLETMK encoded by the coding sequence ATGCAGGACAGATCCCTTCATAAAGAATGGTTCAAACTAATTGCCGGAGGCGACGAGACTGCTTTCAGGAATTTGTTCGACACCTATTGGGAGCACCTGTATTCAGTGGCCCTCATGCTCACCAAATCAGAAGCCCTGGCCGAAGACATTGTACAGGAGATCTTCCTGAAGATCTGGAATAAGCGTGAGGAATTGCCCGAAGTGGAGAAACCCGACAGTTATCTTTTTATCATTGCCCGCAATCATATCTACAACGTGCTGAAGCAGCAGCAGCGGGAAGAGCAATACAATAAACATATTATCGACTGGTTTGAAGGCGCCAGGGAAAACCCTGAAAGCGAACTGCTTTTCAAGGAATCTTCAGAGCTGCTGAATAAGGCCGTAGCAAACCTTTCCACGCAGCAGCGGGCTGTTTATCAACTCGCCCGGGAGCAGGGACTTAGCTACAATGAAGTGGCTGCTCAATTGAATATTTCTCCCAATACCGTGAAGAACCATCTGACCATTGCCCTGAAATATATCAGGGAATACCTGCGTCATCACGCTTCTCCTACTGTGATGATAATTGCCCTTCTCGAAACGATGAAATAG
- a CDS encoding FecR family protein: MMKDFEQLFDGWVEGTLTTEEASLFLEALKGEHPDFPQLIDRLLQEPLHTGMGTEELRARLYSGIAAKKAAQETPVRKLVRFPVKWAAAAVLVLMAGIAAWWIVNHNRQPEPGVMVVKGEMPRPGGDKAVLVLSNGKQLFLDSSANGQLAEQEGSLVFKSEEGRIDYRQQQAGTTETIAFNTLKTPRGGQYKLTLPDGTKVWLNAASSITYPTSFHGKERSVTITGEAYFEVAKMKARRGPGNMPFKVKVAGLTGEGGNMEIEVLGTHFNINAYVDEPVARTTLLEGSIKLAKGKDRFLMHPGQQAQLEDNGQFRISDNINPEEVLAWKNGFFYFDHADLKMVMRQIARWYDVSIEYRPGVTDMKFGGEIPRNANLDEVLKIMEVMKIRFIVEEKKIIVIP; encoded by the coding sequence ATGATGAAAGATTTTGAACAACTTTTCGATGGCTGGGTGGAAGGCACCCTCACTACAGAAGAAGCTTCCCTGTTCCTGGAAGCCCTGAAGGGTGAGCATCCTGATTTTCCGCAGCTCATCGATCGATTGTTGCAGGAGCCACTGCATACCGGGATGGGAACGGAGGAACTTAGGGCGCGCTTGTACAGCGGTATTGCAGCAAAGAAGGCAGCCCAGGAAACACCTGTGCGCAAACTGGTAAGATTCCCGGTGAAATGGGCTGCTGCAGCAGTCCTGGTACTGATGGCCGGTATTGCCGCCTGGTGGATCGTGAACCATAACCGGCAACCTGAACCAGGCGTTATGGTGGTGAAAGGGGAAATGCCCAGGCCAGGGGGAGATAAGGCTGTATTGGTGCTGAGCAATGGTAAGCAGCTCTTCCTGGACAGCTCTGCCAATGGCCAGCTGGCGGAACAAGAGGGAAGCCTCGTGTTCAAATCGGAGGAAGGAAGGATCGATTACCGGCAACAACAGGCAGGAACAACCGAAACTATTGCTTTCAACACATTGAAAACTCCCCGCGGAGGTCAATACAAACTTACCTTGCCTGATGGCACCAAAGTTTGGCTGAATGCCGCTTCTTCCATCACTTATCCTACCAGTTTCCATGGAAAGGAAAGATCCGTTACCATTACCGGCGAGGCTTATTTTGAAGTGGCCAAAATGAAGGCCAGGCGCGGTCCGGGCAATATGCCGTTCAAAGTAAAAGTGGCCGGACTCACCGGCGAGGGCGGCAATATGGAGATCGAAGTGCTGGGCACGCATTTCAATATCAATGCCTATGTTGACGAACCGGTGGCCAGAACCACCCTGCTGGAAGGCTCCATAAAACTCGCCAAAGGAAAGGATCGGTTCCTGATGCATCCCGGGCAACAAGCCCAACTGGAAGACAATGGCCAGTTCAGGATCAGCGACAATATCAATCCCGAAGAAGTGCTTGCCTGGAAGAATGGATTTTTCTACTTCGATCATGCTGATCTGAAAATGGTGATGCGGCAGATTGCAAGATGGTATGATGTAAGTATCGAATACCGGCCAGGAGTAACCGATATGAAATTCGGAGGAGAGATCCCCAGGAATGCCAACCTGGATGAAGTACTCAAAATAATGGAGGTGATGAAGATCAGATTTATTGTAGAGGAGAAGAAGATCATAGTTATTCCATAA